A stretch of Marinitoga litoralis DNA encodes these proteins:
- a CDS encoding TIGR00266 family protein, which yields MADIIDYKIIGDDMQLVEIELDPGEGVRAEAGAMMYMEDGIEMQTNTGGGFFKGLKRMIVGESFFVTNFLNTSQGKKHVAFGAPYPGRVIPIDLNKFGGEFICQKDSYLCSAAGIDIEIAFTKKIGAGLFGGEGFILERLVGDGFAFVHAGGMIIEKNLLPGESLKVDTGCVVGFSNTVDYDIQFVGGFKNALFGGEGLFLTRLTGPGTVYLQSLPFSRLADRIYSAARFKNQGETKGIDGIGGNILGGLFGGDSRW from the coding sequence ATGGCTGACATTATTGATTACAAAATAATAGGTGATGACATGCAATTAGTAGAGATAGAATTAGATCCTGGGGAAGGTGTTCGTGCTGAAGCAGGAGCAATGATGTATATGGAAGATGGAATAGAAATGCAAACTAATACTGGGGGTGGATTTTTTAAAGGACTAAAAAGAATGATAGTTGGGGAAAGTTTTTTTGTAACGAATTTTCTTAATACATCCCAAGGTAAAAAACACGTTGCATTTGGGGCTCCTTATCCAGGTAGAGTGATTCCTATTGATCTCAATAAATTTGGTGGAGAATTTATTTGTCAAAAAGATAGTTATTTATGTTCAGCTGCAGGAATAGATATTGAAATAGCTTTTACTAAAAAAATCGGTGCTGGTTTATTTGGTGGAGAAGGATTTATATTAGAAAGACTAGTAGGAGATGGGTTTGCTTTTGTGCATGCAGGAGGTATGATTATTGAAAAAAACTTACTACCAGGAGAATCTTTGAAAGTAGATACTGGATGTGTTGTTGGGTTTTCAAATACAGTAGATTATGATATTCAATTTGTGGGTGGATTTAAAAATGCGTTATTTGGTGGAGAAGGGTTGTTTCTTACTAGATTAACAGGACCAGGTACTGTTTATTTGCAAAGTCTTCCATTTTCTAGGTTAGCAGATAGAATTTATTCAGCTGCACGATTTAAAAATCAAGGCGAAACAAAAGGAATAGATGGTATAGGTGGTAATATATTAGGCGGATTATTTGGAGGAGATAGTAGATGGTAA
- the clpP gene encoding ATP-dependent Clp endopeptidase proteolytic subunit ClpP, with amino-acid sequence MSMPIPVVVESTGRYERAYDIYSRLLKDRIIFLGSEVNDYVSNLVVAQLLFLEAQDPEKDIYLYINSPGGSVTAGLAMYDTMQYIKPDVATICIGQAASMGAVLLAAGAKGKRFALPNSRIMIHQPWGGAQGTAKDVEIQVQELLRIKKMLNGILSEHTGQPIEVIEKDTDRDYFMSADEALKYGLIDKVIKNRKEIK; translated from the coding sequence ATGAGCATGCCAATTCCAGTAGTAGTAGAATCAACAGGAAGATATGAAAGAGCATATGATATTTATTCAAGATTATTAAAAGATAGAATTATATTTTTAGGTTCAGAAGTTAATGATTATGTTTCTAATTTAGTTGTAGCACAATTATTATTTTTAGAAGCACAAGATCCTGAAAAGGATATTTATTTGTATATTAATAGTCCTGGAGGATCAGTTACAGCAGGTTTAGCAATGTACGATACAATGCAATACATTAAACCTGATGTAGCAACAATTTGTATAGGTCAAGCAGCTTCTATGGGGGCAGTATTATTAGCTGCTGGGGCGAAAGGGAAAAGATTTGCGTTGCCAAATTCAAGGATAATGATACATCAACCATGGGGTGGCGCTCAAGGAACTGCGAAAGATGTAGAAATACAAGTACAAGAGTTATTAAGAATAAAGAAAATGTTAAATGGTATTTTAAGTGAACACACAGGACAACCTATTGAAGTAATAGAAAAAGATACAGATAGAGATTACTTTATGTCTGCTGATGAAGCTTTGAAATATGGTTTAATTGATAAGGTTATAAAGAATAGGAAAGAAATAAAATAA
- a CDS encoding HD domain-containing protein — MVNIEEKIFEFLNTIDFDITHDLGHIIRVTYNARIICEKEGGNLEIVTFAALLHDIAKKDEVDGKIKDHALEGAQRAEEFLNKLNYKNASDVAFCIASHKLRKTNILEANILIDADKLDLLGYTGLSRILMNKKRKSIEENIEYIEKKILKIPQNMNTETAKNIALKKIKVIEDFLNNIKIEIKNTYR; from the coding sequence ATGGTAAACATTGAAGAAAAAATATTTGAATTTTTAAATACTATTGATTTTGATATAACTCATGATTTAGGACATATTATAAGAGTTACATATAACGCAAGGATAATATGTGAAAAAGAAGGGGGAAATTTAGAAATTGTAACATTTGCTGCTCTTTTGCATGATATAGCTAAAAAAGATGAGGTGGATGGAAAAATAAAAGATCATGCTTTAGAAGGAGCGCAAAGGGCTGAAGAGTTTTTAAATAAACTAAATTATAAAAATGCATCAGACGTTGCATTTTGTATTGCAAGCCATAAACTTAGAAAAACAAATATTTTGGAAGCTAATATTTTAATAGATGCTGATAAATTAGATTTATTAGGATATACTGGTTTATCTAGGATTTTAATGAATAAAAAGAGAAAGAGTATTGAAGAAAATATAGAATACATTGAAAAAAAGATATTGAAAATTCCACAAAATATGAATACCGAAACAGCCAAAAATATTGCATTAAAAAAAATAAAGGTTATTGAAGATTTTTTAAACAATATAAAAATAGAAATAAAAAACACCTATAGATAG
- the obgE gene encoding GTPase ObgE, with amino-acid sequence MSENIFIDEAIITVSAGKGGDGVVSFRREKFIPKGGPDGGDGGDGGNVIIVSKIDKNTLVDFRYKKKFKAEDGKNGQGKKMHGRNGKNLIIEVPIGTLVYDYDTNELIADLKYPNQYVVVARGGKGGRGNIHFVNSTVQAPTIAEKGVEGEVRKLRLELKVLADVGIIGFPNVGKSTLISVISNAKPKIANYHFTTLIPNLGVVEMGDGNNFVVADIPGLVPGAHEGTGLGDKFLKHVERCYCLVHILDISEMEGRSAIDDYYTIRNELEKFSPNLAQKLEIVAANKADLLDEEELKKRINILESKLNKKVIPISAATKKNVDILLNEIWDNIKEMRVDRQREIMESLKNAPEKLKLKIKPVDVEIPKKVKFEIIKWDEDVYEITGNDVELLLKRYPIDQKDARIKILEILEKSGLEKTLKNLGVKEGDTVYLGNFAFEYME; translated from the coding sequence ATGAGCGAAAATATTTTTATAGATGAAGCTATAATAACAGTTTCTGCCGGGAAAGGTGGGGATGGTGTTGTTAGTTTTAGAAGAGAAAAATTCATTCCAAAAGGTGGTCCAGATGGCGGAGATGGTGGAGACGGTGGAAATGTCATCATTGTATCTAAAATTGATAAAAACACTTTAGTAGATTTTAGATACAAGAAAAAATTCAAAGCAGAGGATGGAAAAAATGGGCAAGGTAAAAAAATGCATGGAAGGAACGGAAAAAATCTAATCATAGAAGTACCTATTGGTACTTTAGTATACGACTATGACACAAATGAATTAATTGCTGACTTAAAATATCCTAACCAATATGTTGTTGTTGCTAGAGGAGGAAAAGGTGGTAGAGGTAACATTCATTTTGTAAATTCAACAGTTCAAGCTCCAACAATTGCTGAAAAAGGTGTAGAAGGAGAAGTACGAAAATTAAGATTAGAATTAAAAGTATTAGCAGACGTTGGTATTATAGGATTTCCTAATGTAGGAAAATCTACGTTAATATCTGTTATTTCTAACGCTAAACCTAAAATTGCAAATTATCATTTTACAACTTTAATACCTAATTTAGGTGTTGTAGAAATGGGAGATGGAAATAATTTTGTTGTTGCAGATATCCCTGGATTAGTACCAGGAGCTCATGAAGGAACTGGTTTAGGAGATAAATTTTTAAAGCATGTAGAAAGATGTTATTGTTTGGTTCATATTTTAGATATTTCTGAAATGGAAGGAAGAAGTGCTATAGATGATTATTATACTATCAGAAACGAATTAGAAAAATTTTCACCAAACTTAGCACAAAAATTAGAGATTGTTGCAGCTAATAAAGCAGATTTATTAGATGAAGAAGAATTGAAAAAAAGAATAAATATATTAGAAAGTAAACTAAATAAAAAAGTAATACCAATATCCGCTGCTACCAAGAAAAATGTAGATATTTTATTAAATGAAATTTGGGATAATATAAAAGAAATGAGAGTAGATAGACAAAGAGAGATTATGGAGTCTCTTAAAAATGCTCCTGAAAAATTGAAATTAAAAATAAAACCTGTTGATGTAGAAATACCTAAAAAAGTGAAATTTGAAATAATTAAATGGGATGAAGATGTTTACGAAATCACTGGAAATGATGTTGAATTATTATTAAAAAGATATCCTATTGATCAAAAAGATGCAAGAATTAAAATTTTGGAAATATTGGAAAAAAGCGGTTTGGAAAAAACATTAAAAAATCTTGGAGTAAAAGAAGGAGATACTGTATATTTAGGAAATTTTGCATTTGAATACATGGAGTGA
- the nadD gene encoding nicotinate (nicotinamide) nucleotide adenylyltransferase gives MIVVFGGSFNPPHIGHRIIAEYAYDYLKPKKFLIIPAVLPPHKLEEKNIANFDIRKKWCEITFPKERFTVSDIENHLPKPSYTYQTVLKLKEMYNDDIYLLIGEDSLINFHTWFKWKELLKEVTLVVYKRYSEKLKFDNYNLSHIFLNSPLIEISSSEIRERIKKGQSIYGMVNDSIVNEIKNTYR, from the coding sequence ATGATAGTAGTTTTTGGAGGTTCATTTAATCCACCACATATAGGCCATAGAATAATAGCTGAATATGCTTATGATTATTTAAAACCTAAAAAATTTTTAATTATTCCAGCTGTTTTGCCACCACATAAATTAGAAGAAAAAAATATCGCAAATTTTGATATTAGAAAAAAATGGTGTGAAATTACTTTTCCTAAAGAAAGATTTACAGTATCAGATATTGAGAATCATTTACCCAAACCTTCCTATACTTATCAAACAGTATTGAAATTAAAAGAGATGTATAATGACGATATATATTTATTAATAGGTGAAGATTCCTTAATTAATTTTCACACATGGTTTAAATGGAAAGAATTATTAAAAGAAGTAACTTTAGTAGTATATAAAAGATATTCGGAAAAATTAAAGTTTGATAATTATAATTTATCTCATATATTTTTAAATTCTCCATTAATAGAAATATCCTCGTCAGAAATAAGAGAAAGAATAAAAAAAGGACAAAGTATATACGGAATGGTTAATGATAGTATCGTTAATGAAATAAAAAACACCTATAGGTAG
- a CDS encoding DUF370 domain-containing protein — MSIINVTKNSFIVAERIHSIIPESFSHYKRLKKEHQNTTSLVDLTYGKSVKSIIFTDSGHMFLTALSIDKVLEKIRKVNEE, encoded by the coding sequence ATGTCTATCATTAATGTAACAAAAAATTCTTTTATAGTTGCAGAAAGGATACATTCAATTATACCAGAAAGTTTTTCACATTATAAACGTTTGAAAAAAGAACATCAAAATACCACTAGTTTAGTAGATTTAACATATGGTAAAAGTGTAAAATCAATAATTTTTACAGATAGCGGGCATATGTTTTTAACAGCTTTATCAATTGATAAAGTTTTAGAAAAAATAAGGAAGGTGAATGAAGAATGA